The proteins below are encoded in one region of Oncorhynchus kisutch isolate 150728-3 linkage group LG14, Okis_V2, whole genome shotgun sequence:
- the LOC109903932 gene encoding protein CLN8, which yields MTSQQANPLPAFKSPADLSPDYFSWVLRLQIISLGFAFYTAIFLLSHLVSTALSQTYHSLLAKEKVFWNLAVTRAVFGLQSTVAGLRALTEDSALSRDRIRGQEDWSWFTVLTATGFFLFENVALHLSSVVFKSFDLALATHHFFALSGFTGAVVWDSLGHYLPMVTLLLEMSTPFTCISWMLLKAGWARTLFWKANQWVMIHMFHCRMVLTYYMWWVSCSHWGEMNMYVALPQRVLFYTGLALLTVLINPIWTHKKTMQLLNPVDWNFSNKPLPNGPSGEREEKPHES from the exons ATGACCTCCCAGCAGGCCAACCCTTTGCCGGCATTCAAGAGCCCCGCTGACCTCAGTCCGGACTACTTCTCTTGGGTCCTTCGCCTCCAGATCATCAGCCTGGGCTTTGCCTTCTACACTGCCattttcctcctctcccacctggtGTCCACAGCCCTCTCCCAGACCTACCACTCTCTGCTGGCCAAGGAGAAGGTGTTCTGGAACCTGGCGGTCACACGGGCCGTATTCGGCCTCCAGAGCACGGTGGCAGGCTTACGAGCTCTAACCGAAGACTCTGCCTTGTCAAGGGACAGGATAAGAGGTCAGGAGGACTGGTCGTGGTTCACCGTGCTCACCGCCACGGGCTTCTTCCTGTTTGAGAATGTTGCGCTGCATCTCTCCAGTGTGGTGTTCAAGTCCTTTGACCTCGCTCTGGCTACCCACCATTTCTTTGCCCTGTCGGGGTTCACTGGGGCTGTGGTCTGGGACTCATTAGGGCATTACCTGCCAATGGTCACTCTGCTGCTGGAGATGAGCACGCCTTTCACCTGCATCTCCTGGATGTTACTAAAG GCGGGCTGGGCAAGAACCCTCTTCTGGAAGGCCAACCAGTGGGTGATGATCCACATGTTCCACTGCCGCATGGTGCTTACCTACTACATGTGGTGGGTGAGCTGTAGTCACTGGGGGGAGATGAACATGTACGTGGCTCTGCCCCAGCGAGTCCTCTTCTACACTGGCCTGGCCCTGCTCACAGTGCTTATCAACCCCATCTGGACACACAAGAAGACCATGCAGCTCCTCAACCCTGTCGACTGGAACTTCAGCAACAAGCCATTGCCCAACGGCCCCAGTGGAGAACGGGAAGAGAAACCTCATGAGAGCTAA